A region of Zootoca vivipara chromosome 15, rZooViv1.1, whole genome shotgun sequence DNA encodes the following proteins:
- the EGR3 gene encoding early growth response protein 3 translates to MTGKLVDKLPGTMNTLMNQLSDNLYPEEIPNSLNIFSSNGEASVAHYNNQMATDNVMDIGLANDKSGQDLSSYSGSFQPAPGGNKTVTYLGKFAFDSPSNWCQDNIISLMSAGILGVPPPPPSSSAQASTGSMVQVQSQGDVEGMYPALPPYSTCSDLYAGEPVPFHDPQGNAGLSYSAQDYQGAKPGGGGGGGGGGLESNLFPMIPDYNLYHGHPNDLGSLPEHKPFQNLDSIRVNPPPITPLETIKAFKDKQIHPGFGSLAQQQPPLTLKPIRPRKYPNRPSKTPLHERPHACPAEGCDRRFSRSDELTRHLRIHTGHKPFQCRICMRSFSRSDHLTTHIRTHTGEKPFACEFCGRKFARSDERKRHAKIHLKQKEKKADKGSAAAVSAPGGAGPGGSPAVSSLAPVVTTCA, encoded by the exons ATGACAGGCAAACTCGTGGATAAGCTGCCAGGGACCATGAACACTTTGATGAACCAGTTGTCTGACAATTTGTACCCCGAGGAGATCCCCAACTCTCTAAACATCTTCTCCAGCAACGGCGAGGCGTCGGTGGCTCACTATAATAACCAGATGGCGACAG ATAATGTTATGGATATTGGCTTAGCCAACGACAAGTCCGGCCAAGACCTGTCGTCGTATTCGGGCTCCTTCCAGCCCGCCCCGGGCGGCAACAAAACTGTGACCTACCTGGGCAAGTTCGCCTTCGACTCGCCGTCCAACTGGTGCCAGGACAATATCATCAGCCTGATGAGCGCGGGCATCCTGGGGgtgcctccgccgccgccctcctccAGCGCGCAGGCCTCGACGGGCAGCATGGTGCAGGTCCAGAGCCAAGGCGACGTCGAAGGCATGTATCCAGCGCTGCCCCCTTACTCCACCTGCAGTGACCTTTACGCGGGCGAGCCGGTGCCCTTCCACGACCCGCAGGGCAACGCCGGCCTCTCCTACTCGGCGCAGGATTACCAAGGGGCCAAGCCcggcgggggcggcggcggcggcgggggcggcCTGGAGAGCAACCTCTTCCCCATGATCCCGGACTACAACCTCTACCACGGGCACCCCAACGACCTGGGCAGCCTCCCGGAGCACAAACCTTTCCAGAACCTGGACTCGATCCGGGTCAACCCGCCGCCCATCACCCCCCTGGAGACCATCAAAGCCTTCAAGGACAAGCAGATCCACCCGGGCTTCGGCAGCCtagcgcagcagcagcccccgCTCACGCTCAAGCCCATCCGGCCGCGCAAGTACCCCAACAGGCCCAGCAAGACGCCCCTGCACGAGCGGCCGCACGCGTGCCCGGCGGAGGGCTGCGACCGGCGCTTCTCGCGCTCCGATGAGCTGACGCGGCACCTGCGCATCCACACGGGCCACAAGCCCTTCCAGTGCCGCATTTGTATGCGCAGCTTCAGCCGCAGCGACCACCTCACCACGCACATCCGCacgcacacgggcgagaagcccttcGCGTGCGAGTTCTGCGGGCGCAAGTTCGCGCGCAGCGACGAGCGCAAGAGGCATGCCAAGATCCACCTCaagcagaaggagaagaaggccGACAAGGGCTCGGCGGCGGCTGTCAGCGCGCCCGGGGGGGCCGGGCCCGGCGGCTCGCCCGCCGTCTCGTCGCTGGCCCCCGTGGTCACCACCTGCGCGTGA